CCGCCTCCGCGGCGCGCGCCACATCCAGCGGGTCCGCACCCGCGGTGTGCAGCAACTCCCACGCCTGTGAACATCCATGGCCCAACGTTAGAACACAGGTACGACATCTTCGGGGCCGCCGAAACCCACCGGATGTGGACAATCCGGTGGTCGGCACGCGGGCGTGTGTGGGCCGGTACCGAGCACTCGATCATCCGTCACGAAGGGGTCGGACGCGTACGGTTGACGTGTGGGCACGGGTCGCACAGGGCATCCGATCGAGCGCGCAGGTCCAGCCGACCTGATGTTCCTGGCTCTGCAAGGAGCGACCGTGCCGGAGCAGTTTGGCGTGGTCCTGGTGATAGAGCCGGACGGCCCCTTCGACGCGGCGGCTGCCGTGCGACTGGTGGCCTCCCGCATCCCCGCCGTCCCCCGGCTGCGGCAGTGCATCCAAAAGGTGCCGCCTGGCTGCGGCCGGCCGATCTGGGTCGATGACGCCGACTTCGCCGTCGACCGGCACATCGATGTAGTGGACTGTCCGCCTCCGGGCGATGAGACCGCCATGCTCGCCGCGGCCGAGGAGTTGCTGCTGAACCCGCTGCCCTTGGACCGCCCTCTTTGGACGGCCCGCTTCATCACCGGACTGACTGGTGGTCGGGTCGCGCTGGTGGTCGTCGCCCAGCACGCACTGGCCGACGGGGTGGGCGGGCTGGCTGTCTTGGGGGCACTGCTGGACGGATCTGCGCCATCGCCCGACCGGTCCTTCCCCGTTGCCGGGCCGTCGCACGGAGAACTGGCCGCGGAGGCCTGGACCACCCGCGTGCGGGCCTTGTACCGGCTCCCTGGACTGCTGCGCCGCACGCCTCGTGGTGCGCGGGAGGACGCGCGGAGTACCGGGTCGGCCGGGCTACGCCCTGCTCGCTCTTGACGACCACGGGACGACGTCGCCGGGTGACCGTGGCAAGCGGTGATCTCGCAGCGATCCGCGCCACCGCGCACCAGACTGGCGCCACGGTCAACGACGCCCTCGTGAGCGCCGTCGTTGGTGCACTGCACGCATGCCTGGAGCGGCGCGGGGAGGACCCCCCGCCATTTGTGCTCGCAGTGCCGGTGGCCGTGCGTCGCGGGACGACCGCAGACGATGTGGGCAATGCCTTCACGGAGGCCCGAGCGCGCGTCCCCGGGGGAGGCATGCCACGCGAGCGGCTCGCCAACGTCGCGGCGATCATGCGGGAGCGCAAGGCCGCCGTGATGCAACCGGCGGCCCTGTTCGTGGCTGCGCCGGCTGTCCGGGCGATGGTGGCCGTCGGAATCTACGGGTGGTACATGCGGCGCCAGCGCTATCTGCACACAGTGCTGACGAACCTGCGCGGCCCGGCCCTGCGGGTCACGTTGGCGGGTGCACCGATCACGAGGATGCTGCCGCTGGCGGTCGGCGGCGGAGGCAACGTCACTGTCACGTTCGCCGCACTCTCCTACGCGGGTACCTTCGCCGTCACGGTGACCGCAGACCCCGCGGTGACCCCCGACCTCGGTCTGCTGACCGCCGATCTGCAGGCGGAACTGGACCAACTCGGCGGGTAGTCGCTCTGCCGGCCGCCCGCATTGGAGTCCTCATCGAAAGGTCGAGGCGGGCGCATGGTTCGACAGCCCGGTCCTGGACCATCTACTGTCTGGTCATTGCACCGCGGCCCCGCGTGCAGGAAGCGGGATCGGCATGCGCATCGGCAGGGTTCTGACAGCCACGATGGCCGCGGCGATGGTGCTCGGAGGCGCACCAGCCGTCAACGCCGTTCAACCGGCGAAGAAGCAGCCCCCGTCTTTCGACACCACGATCAGGGAGGGTCGCAAGGCCGTCCGGTCCGCCCTTAAGCAGACCAAGTCGACGTCGGCGTCGGTGGCTTTGGTGTCGGACGGCAAGGTCGTGTGGAGCCAGACCTTCGGTCGCATCAACCCGGCCGGCAAGAAGCCCTCGCCGACCACGCAGTTCGGGGTCGGGTCGGTGAGCAAGGTGGTCACCACGATGGCTGTGATGCAGTTGGTGGACGCCGGCAAGGTCTCACTGGACGCTCCGGTGACGCGCTACATCCCGGACTTCTCAATGAAGTCGCCGCAGTACAGGCAGATCACCGTGCGGATGCTGCTGAACCATTCCGCCGGTGTCCCCGGCACCGACTACGCCGACGCCTGGAGCAACGAGCCGATCCCCTCCTACGTTGATCGGGCCCTCGGGGGGTTGGCGAACTCGCACCTGAAGACCACCCCGGGTGCGATGAACGTCTACTGCAACGACTGCTTCACGTTGGCCGGGGAGGTCGTCGAACGGGTGTCGGGGGTGCCGTTCCAGGACTACGTGACCGCCAATATCTTGAAGCCGCTGGGCATGGGTCACTCCCGGTACCAGACGTCGGTGCCGGCGCCGGGAAACGTCGCCCCGATCATTCAAGGAGGCAAGGCGCAGCCCATCGAGATCACCAACCTGTTCGCCTCGGTGGCCTCGTCTCCACGTCCAAAGACATGGCTCAGCTCGCCAGAGTCTTCATGAACGATGGCGTGGTCGGCGGCAAACGGATCCTTTCGAGTTCGGCCATCCAGCAAATGGCTGCCGACGAAACCGCCACCACACTGCGCGTCGGGCCTCCCAGCTTCCTGCGTTACGGGCTGGGCTGGGACACCGTCGAGGACCCGGCCTTGAGATCCGCCGGTGTGCTGGGCTGGACCAAGGGTGGCGACACCGTCGACTACCACGCCTCGTTCGCGATCGTTCCCGACCACGGGCTGGGGGTCGTCGTTCTGGGCGCTGGCCGGAGTTTCAGTTCGATCGCTGCCGAAACCGTCGCGCAGACGGTGCTGCTGAACGCGCTGGTCGAGACCGGCGCGATCAAGAAGATGCCCGAGCAGGTCGGCGGCACGCCTGGCAAGGGCAAGGTGACGTCGAAGATGGCCAAGAAGAAGACCAGCAGACTGACGGGCACGTTCCTGGCACAGAACTCGACGCTGCGGCTGACGAAGGTCAAGCAGCGGTCGCTCAAGGCAGCGACACTCGTTGACGGCGAGTGGGTCGACAACCCTGGCCGTTTCGAGTTGCGCAACGACGGGGCGTTCTGGTCCACGAAGAGTCCCGGGACCTCGATCCGGTCGGTCAGGGCGTGGGGCCACACCTATGTGGTGCAGCGCAGCATCGGGGGAGTGGGCAC
This genomic window from Micrococcales bacterium contains:
- a CDS encoding DUF1298 domain-containing protein, with product MTVASGDLAAIRATAHQTGATVNDALVSAVVGALHACLERRGEDPPPFVLAVPVAVRRGTTADDVGNAFTEARARVPGGGMPRERLANVAAIMRERKAAVMQPAALFVAAPAVRAMVAVGIYGWYMRRQRYLHTVLTNLRGPALRVTLAGAPITRMLPLAVGGGGNVTVTFAALSYAGTFAVTVTADPAVTPDLGLLTADLQAELDQLGG
- a CDS encoding beta-lactamase family protein codes for the protein MRIGRVLTATMAAAMVLGGAPAVNAVQPAKKQPPSFDTTIREGRKAVRSALKQTKSTSASVALVSDGKVVWSQTFGRINPAGKKPSPTTQFGVGSVSKVVTTMAVMQLVDAGKVSLDAPVTRYIPDFSMKSPQYRQITVRMLLNHSAGVPGTDYADAWSNEPIPSYVDRALGGLANSHLKTTPGAMNVYCNDCFTLAGEVVERVSGVPFQDYVTANILKPLGMGHSRYQTSVPAPGNVAPIIQGGKAQPIEITNLFASVASSPRPKTWLSSPESS